The Nostoc sp. 'Lobaria pulmonaria (5183) cyanobiont' region CGACACACCAAGCCCAGATGCAAGTATTACTTAATCCGTCTATACCCGACTTATTCATGGGGGTTTAGCAGTTTGCTGGATCTTGGCAGACTATTTTTTGTATAGACTGGAAACTAGACTAAACTTTTAGACTGAGGTATTGCTGCCCTTCTTTAGTACAGGACGCAAAGAAGGAGCGTTTCATCTCATAAATCTACCCCATAAAGTGTCAATTAGCTCCGACTCAACTCAAGTTACTATCGAAGAGAAACAATGAATATTGAGCAGACTGTCTTAGAAGTTTCAGGAGTAGAAATCACCAAAACTCTCTTAGTAGATTTGCAAAAACTCTCCTCTTACTCTGGAGAACCAGTAGCAGCAGTCTATGCAGATAACCTACTGCGTACTATGCGGTTCATGCGCGATAAATTACCTTTTGACCCCTATACAGAAGTGGTAATGGCGCTCCATGATGCACTTGCATTTCAAAACCGATGGATTGACTATAATGCCAGTCAGTACAAGGGAGTTTATAACTTACTTACATCCATAGTCAATCAAGAGACAATCAACAATTTATCAGTTGAAGACTCTATTTTAACTCTAGAAAACTTAGGCTTTGATAGCCTACCTTTCGGGGTAAAAATTGACGATAGCTTAGATACAGATGAAGACGAGTATTAACACAGAATGGAGGAAAAATCTAGTCCATTAAAAGTGAAAAGATTGAGAACAATTGATAATGGTTTTAGAGATTTTCTACTAGAGCTTTCTTCTTCATTTTCTGAATTTCAAGGAACTCAAAGCCATCTTGCTTCCATAGAAAGCTTTCTTAGAGACAATTTTGGATTAACACGGTTTTTTCGTACTGGTTCCTTAATTTGTTAACTAAGTTTAATAGAATAAAATACAATGCCAAAAACAATTTCACAAGGATTTAATAAGTTAAGAGAAAATCTTGAAATTACTTATTTGCAAGAGACTACAGTATCTACAAGGCAAAACAATGTGAGAGAAGCAGTTGAAAAAGAAATAATTGTACTCAATTCTTTTTTAACTGGTTCATATAAAAGAAGTACAATGATTGCTCCATTATCTGATGCAGATATAGATATTTTTGTTGTCTTGCATCCCCAATATTATTCTAATATTAATAGTCCATCTTATTTATTAGATAAAGTAAAATTTATTCTTAAAAAAACTTATCCTAATACACCTAAAATTAGTAGAAATGGTCAGGCTGTTACTATTAATTTTAGTGAATTCCAGGTAGATGTTGTACCAGCATTCTGCCGTCAAGGAGGCGGATACCTTATTCCGAATTCAGTATTAGTAGAATGGATTTCTACAGATCCAAAAAAACATATCGAAATTTGGAGTGCAGCAAATACATCTCATAATTATAAACTTGTACCTTTGATCAAGATGATTAAAGGCTGGAATAAAAAGCATGGTCGATTATTAAACTCTTTCCATCTAGAAAATCTTGTTATTCAAATTCTTAATAATGTTCAAATTTCAGATTTCCCCTCAGGAGTAAGATATATTTTTGATAAAGCAAGAGAAAGAGTAAAACTTCCAGTTATTGATCCTGCTGGGTATGGAGGAAATATTGCAGCCTACTTAAATAAACAAAATCAAATAGATCATGTAGTTAATAAATTTGAGACTGCATATACAGCAGCTAGACAAGCAGAGATATTAGCAGAGTATGGCAAGATAGAAGAGGCCTACAAACAATGGCGTATTATATTCGATAATTACTTCCCTACATATGGTATATCATAAATTTATATGCTTAATCTTATAAAAAAAGAACAGAATACTCAACGTCAGATTAATCGTATAGCAGCATCTAGTGTACTATATTCTCAAGCTAAATCTTGGCTGTTAGTTCAATTCATATTAGCAGTTCCCATAACAATATTATTTTCTTTCTTAGTTATTTTTATCCCTAATTTTGATGTTTGGGCAGCATTCTATGGAATTTGTGTTTCTATTTTAGATGCAGCAATTATTGATAATTTTCAAAAGTATTTAAGACAACAAGCTGCCAAAATTCAAGAATTATTTGATTGTGATATTTTTCATTTAGAGTGGAATTTTATCAAGGTTGGTAATCGACCAGATGCTGAATCTATTACTAGACTAGCTAAAAGTTTTAAAGATAAAAATTCAAAATCTATTGAGAGTTGGTATCCCCCAATAGTCGAAAATGTTCCGCTATCAATTGCAATAATAATATGTCAAAGGTCAAATTCTTGGTGGGATTTAAGTTTAAGAAAAACATATTTAGTTTGGATTATAACAATTATTTGCTCAATCATCGTTACAGATTTTATAATTGGTATTTCAATAATTAGAACTTTAGATAAGTTTATTTTAGCTAGCCTTGCACCTCTTTCTCCTGCTATTTTATGGGCTGTTCGTGAGTATAGGCAACAAAATGAAGCGATTGAGCAACTAGAAAGATTAAAAGAATTTATTTTAACCCTTTTTGAACAAGCCATTAATCAAACAATCTCTTCCGACAAACTTGAAAGAGAAATAAGGGAAGTTCAAGATGGAATTTATGAAAATAGGTGCAATAATCCAATGATTTTCAATTGGATATATAAACTATTACGTAACAGTCAAGAAGAAGCAATGAATAAAGGTGCTGAGGAGTTAGTTCAGGAAGCTTTACAAGCTTTAAACTCTACCAAATAAAGCCAAGTTAAATTTTTATAAACCTAATGTAATAAAGGGGTTGATGGTGGCTTATAAGGTTAATTTTTAGAACAAAGGGAACACGTACACACCCAGATGTCACAAATCCCCCCAATCAAAATTCAGAAAACGTTGAGCATTCAGCTTGGTACATTTTTCAGTATGTTTAATATCCCGATGCCCTAAAAAATCTGGAATTTCCCTAGTGTTATAGCCCCGATTCACCAAAAGTGGACAAGACCCGCTAAAGTGAAGTAAACCTGACAGGGCGCTCGCGGATTGTGCTTTACCTGATTGCTGCTGTTAGCCATAATCTGGGAACTCCGACCCGAAAACTTTTTTCCACCAATAAATAGCCGTCTTCTGGTCATTTTTA contains the following coding sequences:
- a CDS encoding S-4TM family putative pore-forming effector, whose amino-acid sequence is MLNLIKKEQNTQRQINRIAASSVLYSQAKSWLLVQFILAVPITILFSFLVIFIPNFDVWAAFYGICVSILDAAIIDNFQKYLRQQAAKIQELFDCDIFHLEWNFIKVGNRPDAESITRLAKSFKDKNSKSIESWYPPIVENVPLSIAIIICQRSNSWWDLSLRKTYLVWIITIICSIIVTDFIIGISIIRTLDKFILASLAPLSPAILWAVREYRQQNEAIEQLERLKEFILTLFEQAINQTISSDKLEREIREVQDGIYENRCNNPMIFNWIYKLLRNSQEEAMNKGAEELVQEALQALNSTK
- a CDS encoding CBASS oligonucleotide cyclase yields the protein MPKTISQGFNKLRENLEITYLQETTVSTRQNNVREAVEKEIIVLNSFLTGSYKRSTMIAPLSDADIDIFVVLHPQYYSNINSPSYLLDKVKFILKKTYPNTPKISRNGQAVTINFSEFQVDVVPAFCRQGGGYLIPNSVLVEWISTDPKKHIEIWSAANTSHNYKLVPLIKMIKGWNKKHGRLLNSFHLENLVIQILNNVQISDFPSGVRYIFDKARERVKLPVIDPAGYGGNIAAYLNKQNQIDHVVNKFETAYTAARQAEILAEYGKIEEAYKQWRIIFDNYFPTYGIS